The nucleotide sequence CATGGATCTCATCTGTCGTCGGCTTGATCCGAAACCACGCGGCGTAAAGCGCGGGCAGGAACAGCAGTATCAGCACCGTGCCGACTGCCGTGCCGCCGATCAGCGTGTAGGCCATCGATCCCCAGAACACGGAATGCGTGAGCGGGATGAAAGCCAGCACGGCGGCAAGTGCGGTCAGGATCACCGGCCTCGTGCGCTGCACGGTTGCCTCGATGACGGCGTGATAGTCATCAAGGCCGGCAGCTCGGTTCTCCTTGATTTGTTCGGTCAGGATCAGCGTGTTGCGCATCAGGATGCCCGCCAGTCCTATCAGGCCCAGAATGGCGTTGAATCCGAAGGGCTGGTTAAAGGTGAGCAACATCGGCACGACGCCGACGAGGCCAAGCGGTCCCGTCAGCACGACCATGGCCATCGTCGAGAAGGATCGCACCTGCAGCATGATGACGATCAGCATGGCGGCGATCATGGCAGGAAAGACCGTCGCCAACGCGTCGTTGGCCTTGGTTGCCTCCTCGATCGATCCGCCCAGTTCGATGCGATAGCCGGCCGGAAGGGATGCGATCAGCGGCTGAAGGGCGGTCTTGATCTCCTTGGAGACCTCCGGAGGCTGGGTCGCCTCATTGATATCAGAGCGAACCGTGACGACAGGCGTGCGATCACGGCGCTTCAGAATCGGCTCTTCCAGACGGATTTCCGAATGGCCGACCTGATCGAGCGGGATCGGGCGGCCGTCCCGGCTCATCAGTGAGAAATCCGCCAGACGCGTCGGATCCAGCCGCTCGCCGCCGGCGCTGCGTGCGACGATGGGGACATTGCGGATGTCCTCGCGGACCTGCGTAACGGCGACGCCCGTAAGGAGGAACTGCAACTGCCGGCCCACCTCCGCTGGCGAGAGGCCGATGAGGTTCAGTCGATCCTGATCCGGGACGAAGCGAAGCACGGGTGTGCGATTACCCCAATCACGGTTCGCTTGCCGCACATCGGAAACGCCACGCATGATATCGAGCGCTTTTTCAGAGATAGCGTACAATTGCGCGGGGTCAGGCCCCATGACCCGGAACTCGACCGGAAACGGCGTGTAGGGTCCGAACACAAGCTGAGTGACGCGCACATTGGCCTCAGGTGCAAGCCCATCTGACACGGCCTGTCGGAGCCGGTGCTTCAAAGTTTCGCGCGCCTCCTCATCCGGCGTAAGCACGACGATCTTGGCGAAGGCCGGATCAGGCAGCTCCGGCGCCATCGCGAAGAAGAATCGGGGAGCGCCCTGACCGACATAGCTCGTGACGATCTTGGCCTCCGACTGCTGGTCCAGCCAGTGTTCGAGCTTCTCGACTGTGGCGGTCGTCGTCTCAATGCTGGTGCCTTCCGGCAGGCGAACCTCCACCAGCACTTCCGGGCGGTCGGACGTCGGGAAGAACTGCTGTTTGAGGGCGCCCATGCCGACGACGGAAAGCGCGAAGGCGATGGCGACGATGCTGCTGGTTACGAACTTGTGGCGCACGGCGAAGGTGATGAGCCCTCTCAGGCGCCGATAGTTCGGCGTGCCGTAAATCGCGTGGTGACCGCCTTCGATCGGCTTGATCGCCGGCAGCATCTTGACGCCAAGATAGGGCGTGAAGACCACCGCGACGATCCAGGAGACGATGAGGGCGAACCCCACGACCCAGAAAATGTTGCCGGCGTATTCACCGGCCGTCGAGCGCGCGAAGCCCACCGGCAGGAATCCGGCGACCGTCACGAGCGTGCCCGATAACATTGGCGCCGCCGTGTGGCTCCACGCGTAGGCCGCCGCCTTGATGCGGTCCATGCCCTCTTCCATTTTCACTACCATCACCTCGATGGCGATAATGGCGTCGTCCACGAGAAGACCAAGCGCCAGGATGAGGGCGCCGAGCGTGATGCGGTCGAAGAACCGACCGGTTTCCAGCATGATGAGGAACACGACGGCAAGCGTCAGAGGGACGGCAGCCGCCACGACGATGCCGACGCGCCAGCCGAGGCTGAGCAGGCTCACCAGCAGCACCACGCCGAGCGCCATCGCAAACTTCATCATGAATTCGTCAACCGCCGAGGTGATGTTGACGGCCTGGTCGCTGACCTTGGCCAGAGTCATCCCGAGTGGCAGCGTCCGAGCGATAGCGGCGGACCTCTCCTCCAGCGCCTTGCCGAGCGCGAGGCCATCCCAGCCCTCTTGCATAACCGCCGCGAGCATGACGGCGGGCTCACCCTGGTGTCGAATGAGGTAAGTGGGAGGGTCCTCGTAGCCGCGGCGGACTTCGGCGATGTCGGAGAGTTTCAGCGTCCGCCCCGCAGCGACGATCGGCGTGTCGGCGATCGCCTGGACGCTGTCATAAGCGCCGTCGACCCGGATGAAGACCTGCGGCCCCTTGGTGTCGATCGAGCCTGCCGGTGTGACCGTGTTCTGCCGCTGCAAGGCGGCAACGATATCCTGTGCCGACACGCCAAGCGTTGACAGTTTGGCATAGGAAAACTCGATGAATATCTGTTCGGGACGTTCACCGAGGATGTTGATCTTCTTGACGCCGGGCACGTGCAGGAGGTCCTGGCGAATGGTCTCGGCTTGCCTGGCGAGTTCCCGCATCGGCATGCCCTTCGCCTTGAGGGCATAAAGGGCAAAGCTCACGTCGGAGTATTCGTCGTTGACGAACGGGCCGAGCACACCAGAGGGCAGCTTGCGCGCTTCATCCCCAAGCTTCTTGCGGGCCTGGTAGAACTCCTCCTGCACGCTCGATGGCGGTGTGCTGTCCTTCAGCGTAACCGTCATGTACGCATAACCTGGCCGTGTGGTCGTCTCCACCCGGTCGTACCAGGTCAGCTCCTGAATCCGCTTCTCCAACGGTTCGGCGACCTGGTCCTGCATCTCGCGCGCCGTCGCGCCTGGCCATACGGTCGTGACCGTCAGGGTCTTGATGGTGAAGGAGGGGTCCTCCGCACGCCCGAGCATGAGGAAGGCGTAGGCGCCTGCGGCCGCCAGCAGGATGATGAAGAACAGGGTTACGGCCCGTTCGCGAACGGCGATCGCGGAAAGATTGAAATTCATCATTTGGCCACTCCTATTTCCTCGACGTTCGTCCTGACGCTCGCGCCGTCCTGCAGCAGGTGGGCGCCGAGTGAACCGCGCTTATCTAAAAAGCGCGGCCTCTGACTGCGCTTCTGCTACTTACAATTGGTTCGGCGACAGCTTCTTTGAGGCCAGCTGCCGCTTGGGCGGCAAGCCCACGGGCCGCTTCCTGCGAATCTTGAAATTCCTCGAGTGCATAGACTCTACCCCACCGCAGGGTGAACACGTGGAGACCACGGTTGACGTACGACGCGTCGCCGTTGAGCAGCGTTGCGGTGGCGTCCCATTGAGCAAACACGGTGGTGTTCCACGGCCAGCCCTTCACCCAGATGTTGTTGACCGTGAGATGGAGAGTGGGCAGGACGCGGCCGAGGCGCTCAAACCAGCGGCGCAGGGCTTCTTTGTCGTGGCGCTCACCACCAAGCGCGTGGGCGCCGGAAACGCGGTGGTGGACATTGGGCGCGACCGCTTTTACCGCGTCATCCCAGCGATGGTTGTTGACGTGGTCGAAGGTCTTTCGGATTTCTTTCTTGACGATGTAGCTGTATAGCATTTGCCGTCCTCCGACGGTGATCGCGGAAAGATTGAAGCTCGTTAGTTTCCGTTGTTTTCAGATGCAGTCCTGACGCGCGCACCCTCGTGCAGGAGGTGAGCGCCGAGGGAAACAATCGGATCACCGGAGCTCAACCCAGAGATCACGGCGGTTTCGCTGCTCACCCGAACAAGCTTGACCGGCTGAAAGCGAACGGTTGAGTTGGCGCTATCCAGGACCCACACACCGGTCTTCCGGCCGTCATCGAGCACGGCTCCCAGCGGCACCTGAACTTCCGGCTGACTCGCTTGGCTTGCCAGCCGAATGGTTACCGTGGCGCCAAGCGGTGCCGCCGCGGCCTCACCGTCGAGCACATAACGCGCCTCATAGGTACGGGTCTGAGCATCGGCGGAATCCGACAACTGCCGCAGATGCGCCGTGTAGCGCCGTCCATCGGCCGCCCCATACACGCTGGCCTCGGCCACGGAGCCGATCGCTGGCCGGATCGTTTCGGGAAGCGCGACCACCGCTTCGCGGGGGCCGGCCTTTGCGATCCGAATGACTGTCTGGCCGGCAGAGACGACCTGCCCGGGCTCGCCAAGCGTTTCGACCACCGTTCCGTCCGCATCCGCTAACAGGACCGAGTAGGTCGCCTCATTCTCGGCGACCCGCGCATCTGCTTCGGCGGTGGCGAGTTGCGCCTCGGCCGTATCCAACGCGGCCTTCGCTTGCTCGTAGCGCTGTCGGGAAGCCCATCCGTTGCTCACCAACTTTGCGTATCGCTGTTCATCCGCGTCGGTCTGCACGACAGATGCACGCGCTGCGGCAACGGCGTTGCGCTTTGCCGTGACCGCAAGGCGAAGGTCGGTTTCGTCGATCCGCATCAGCGGTTCACCGGCTTTGACCTGCTGACCGGTATTCACCAGCCGTTCCACGATCTTGCCGGCGACGCGAAAGCCGAGGTTGCTCTGCACCCTCGCCCCGATGACGCCCGTGAAGCCGCGTTCGGATCCGTTCACCCGCGCTGCCGTCGCCAGTCTGACCATCGGCGGTTCCTGCCTCGGGTCACGCGCCGCGGAAGCTTCTTGGGCGGGAATAGCAAGAGTAGCGAAGACGGCCGCTCCGGACGCCACGATCAGGACACCTGCCAAGACCAAAAGTCTGCTCTTTCTCATTGCCATCTCCAAGCCACTTAGATTTCATTCGAACTCTATAATCACATTAGAGTTCGATCGCAATCTAAATTGGAGCGTTGACGAAAACGTGATCCCGCGAAATAGGCCACTTCGACCCCCGGGAGCCTCAGATTCCGCCATACCCCACTTGATAGATTGCGTTCGCACTCTATCTGAGCTATAGAGTTCGACCGAAATCCAAATGGAGGTCCACGATGCGGGTGAGTCGCATTCAAGCCGCGGAGAACCGCCAAACCGTGATCAATGTGGCGAGTCGCCTCTTCAGGAAGCGCGGCTTTGACGGTATCGGGCTCAAGGATCTGATGGAGGGGGCCGGGCTAACCCAGGGCGCCTTCTACAAGCAATTCGCCTCAAAAGAGGATTTGGCGGTAGAGGCGTCCAGGCGGGCATTGGAGAGCGCCTCCGGCCGATGGTCGGACGCGGCCGCTCAGAATCCTGATGATCCGCTTGGCGCGGTGATCGCGTTTTACCTCAGCGGCGACCATCGTGAAGAAAAGATGGACGGCTGCCCGATCGTGGCACTCGGCTCAGATGCCGCCCGACAGGGCGCCGACGTGAAGGCGGAATTCGAAGCGGGAATCAAAGCGCATCTCGACGTGCTCGGCCGCTTCATCGCCGGGACCGGCGATGAGGCCTCCCGCGGCAAGGCTATGGCCATTCTCGCGACGATGGTCGGCGCGGTGACGCTATCGCGCGTCGTCAACGACCCTGATCTGGCTCAGGCGCTTTTGGATGCCGCGACCGAACAGGTCCGCG is from Bradyrhizobium sp. AZCC 2176 and encodes:
- a CDS encoding nuclear transport factor 2 family protein, with protein sequence MLYSYIVKKEIRKTFDHVNNHRWDDAVKAVAPNVHHRVSGAHALGGERHDKEALRRWFERLGRVLPTLHLTVNNIWVKGWPWNTTVFAQWDATATLLNGDASYVNRGLHVFTLRWGRVYALEEFQDSQEAARGLAAQAAAGLKEAVAEPIVSSRSAVRGRAF
- a CDS encoding TetR/AcrR family transcriptional regulator, with amino-acid sequence MRVSRIQAAENRQTVINVASRLFRKRGFDGIGLKDLMEGAGLTQGAFYKQFASKEDLAVEASRRALESASGRWSDAAAQNPDDPLGAVIAFYLSGDHREEKMDGCPIVALGSDAARQGADVKAEFEAGIKAHLDVLGRFIAGTGDEASRGKAMAILATMVGAVTLSRVVNDPDLAQALLDAATEQVRDAAAA
- a CDS encoding efflux RND transporter permease subunit is translated as MNFNLSAIAVRERAVTLFFIILLAAAGAYAFLMLGRAEDPSFTIKTLTVTTVWPGATAREMQDQVAEPLEKRIQELTWYDRVETTTRPGYAYMTVTLKDSTPPSSVQEEFYQARKKLGDEARKLPSGVLGPFVNDEYSDVSFALYALKAKGMPMRELARQAETIRQDLLHVPGVKKINILGERPEQIFIEFSYAKLSTLGVSAQDIVAALQRQNTVTPAGSIDTKGPQVFIRVDGAYDSVQAIADTPIVAAGRTLKLSDIAEVRRGYEDPPTYLIRHQGEPAVMLAAVMQEGWDGLALGKALEERSAAIARTLPLGMTLAKVSDQAVNITSAVDEFMMKFAMALGVVLLVSLLSLGWRVGIVVAAAVPLTLAVVFLIMLETGRFFDRITLGALILALGLLVDDAIIAIEVMVVKMEEGMDRIKAAAYAWSHTAAPMLSGTLVTVAGFLPVGFARSTAGEYAGNIFWVVGFALIVSWIVAVVFTPYLGVKMLPAIKPIEGGHHAIYGTPNYRRLRGLITFAVRHKFVTSSIVAIAFALSVVGMGALKQQFFPTSDRPEVLVEVRLPEGTSIETTTATVEKLEHWLDQQSEAKIVTSYVGQGAPRFFFAMAPELPDPAFAKIVVLTPDEEARETLKHRLRQAVSDGLAPEANVRVTQLVFGPYTPFPVEFRVMGPDPAQLYAISEKALDIMRGVSDVRQANRDWGNRTPVLRFVPDQDRLNLIGLSPAEVGRQLQFLLTGVAVTQVREDIRNVPIVARSAGGERLDPTRLADFSLMSRDGRPIPLDQVGHSEIRLEEPILKRRDRTPVVTVRSDINEATQPPEVSKEIKTALQPLIASLPAGYRIELGGSIEEATKANDALATVFPAMIAAMLIVIMLQVRSFSTMAMVVLTGPLGLVGVVPMLLTFNQPFGFNAILGLIGLAGILMRNTLILTEQIKENRAAGLDDYHAVIEATVQRTRPVILTALAAVLAFIPLTHSVFWGSMAYTLIGGTAVGTVLILLFLPALYAAWFRIKPTTDEIHEDSKEEPEWRTAMAAE
- a CDS encoding efflux RND transporter periplasmic adaptor subunit; the protein is MRKSRLLVLAGVLIVASGAAVFATLAIPAQEASAARDPRQEPPMVRLATAARVNGSERGFTGVIGARVQSNLGFRVAGKIVERLVNTGQQVKAGEPLMRIDETDLRLAVTAKRNAVAAARASVVQTDADEQRYAKLVSNGWASRQRYEQAKAALDTAEAQLATAEADARVAENEATYSVLLADADGTVVETLGEPGQVVSAGQTVIRIAKAGPREAVVALPETIRPAIGSVAEASVYGAADGRRYTAHLRQLSDSADAQTRTYEARYVLDGEAAAAPLGATVTIRLASQASQPEVQVPLGAVLDDGRKTGVWVLDSANSTVRFQPVKLVRVSSETAVISGLSSGDPIVSLGAHLLHEGARVRTASENNGN